A genome region from Bacillaceae bacterium IKA-2 includes the following:
- a CDS encoding HAMP domain-containing sensor histidine kinase, with the protein MSLQKRLNLSFMAMIIIPCILFSFAVLLLFFTFSGQEGRMNSTVQLENIEKKNLIFTDMKLMTTAKPASFYDENFLNKRALELEELNIALFIRINDEITYNSKLFNDQPIKLSLTPFGEFVSHVHDSIKIGEESYKFEQHDFYFPDQSKGSIFLVKEASFFEQFASRFLPFLLILLIVILVSTNGTLSYLVSRSILKPLKALQHATENIKSGNLDFKIEVERKDEIGNLTKDFESMRLKLKEAVEVQHQYEENRKLLISNISHDLKTPITSIKGYVEGIRDGVANTEEKQQKYVNTIYKKAVEMDSLIDELFLFSTLDLRHVPFYFEKMNIVNFIKESIDDLSYDLEKNGFQIQFYNELGSNVYVKADREKLMRVFNNIIQNSVKYLEKEKGQILISVRETEEFLFVKIEDNGSGISSEDLPHIFKSFYRADKSRNSKTGGTGLGLAISKQIIEAHGGMIWAESGAEETGTVINFSLQMADKNEDQK; encoded by the coding sequence ATGTCGCTTCAAAAAAGACTTAATTTATCATTCATGGCGATGATCATCATACCGTGTATTCTTTTCAGCTTCGCTGTCTTGTTACTTTTTTTTACGTTTTCAGGGCAAGAAGGCAGAATGAATTCTACGGTTCAGTTAGAAAACATTGAAAAGAAAAATTTGATTTTTACAGATATGAAATTAATGACGACAGCTAAACCAGCGTCATTTTATGATGAAAATTTTTTAAACAAAAGAGCTCTCGAGCTTGAGGAACTTAACATTGCCTTATTCATACGGATAAATGATGAAATTACCTATAACTCAAAGTTGTTTAACGACCAACCGATCAAATTATCTTTAACACCTTTCGGCGAGTTTGTTAGCCATGTTCATGATTCAATTAAAATTGGAGAGGAATCCTATAAATTTGAGCAGCATGATTTTTATTTTCCTGATCAAAGTAAAGGAAGTATCTTTTTAGTAAAGGAGGCGAGTTTCTTTGAGCAATTTGCAAGTCGTTTTCTTCCGTTCTTATTAATTCTATTAATTGTCATCTTAGTAAGTACGAACGGAACACTATCTTACCTCGTTTCAAGAAGTATCTTGAAGCCATTAAAAGCACTCCAACATGCTACGGAAAATATTAAATCTGGAAATCTTGATTTTAAAATAGAAGTTGAACGAAAAGACGAAATTGGCAACCTTACAAAAGATTTTGAAAGCATGCGTCTCAAATTAAAAGAAGCAGTAGAAGTTCAACATCAATACGAAGAAAATCGAAAACTGTTAATCTCTAACATTTCTCACGACTTAAAAACACCAATTACTTCAATTAAAGGCTATGTCGAAGGAATTAGAGATGGAGTCGCAAATACAGAAGAAAAACAGCAAAAATACGTCAATACGATTTATAAAAAGGCAGTAGAAATGGACTCCTTAATTGATGAATTGTTTTTATTTTCAACACTAGATTTAAGACATGTCCCGTTTTATTTTGAAAAAATGAACATTGTCAACTTTATTAAAGAGTCTATCGATGACTTATCTTATGACCTTGAAAAAAATGGCTTTCAAATTCAATTTTATAATGAGCTAGGTTCTAATGTTTATGTGAAAGCTGATCGGGAGAAATTAATGCGTGTTTTTAACAATATCATTCAAAATAGTGTGAAGTATTTAGAAAAGGAAAAAGGTCAAATTCTGATTTCGGTGCGGGAAACAGAAGAGTTTTTATTCGTAAAAATAGAAGATAATGGCTCTGGTATAAGTAGTGAGGATCTACCTCACATCTTTAAAAGCTTTTACCGGGCTGATAAATCAAGAAATAGTAAAACGGGTGGAACGGGTCTTGGTCTCGCTATTTCAAAAC